The region gtgctaaggccctgggttaaattctgtctgtatggagtttgcatgttctccccaaagTTCACTTGGATTTATTCCTACCACAGTCCAAAACCATACTAGTTGATCAACTGGCTTCTAGAAAAATGTGTCTGATACAAATAAAGTTCAAGAACACATCCAAAATGATATTTCAAAACTACTACGTGGTGAAGAATTGAGAGAGAGCCCAAGATGCCATCAAAATCAGAGCTTACCACTACTGGGGGAGGTTTAGGTACAGAACTGGTTCAGAGCGaagttatttattgattttcagttttatatGGGGTTTTGTATGGATATAATAATTACTAAAAAGGCTTGTTCTAACTATTCTCTGTgaaatataattacattattaaatattgtataatatCATTTTCTTTCACTGAAATATTTTCGTGTTATATAAGTTAAATGCAAAAACGTTTGTCGTAGGCTTTTTTTCACATGGATTCCTGAATCCCCTCAGATGACCCCTTGAAGCATGTTTACCTAATAATTGCAGTCTCCTCTAATCTCCAAATTCTATGTTTGTAGACAAGGATTGTAAGGATTACCTGAGGAAGAAACAGATGAAGGAACCCCCGGTGCAGGTTCCGGAGGTGACTAGTTGTGGGCCCAGGACGCAGGAAATCAATGGCATTACAGTTCTTGATGACCCGATGGGTGAGTACAGACAATAGTCTGCTAGTCAAGAACTTCAACCACAGCCTGAGTGACCTTACCAGCTGTATGAACGGAGCCAAACCACCCGATCCTCTcctgaatgttttatttcaagCATGTACAAATTGATTGTCAAGGAAATTGTGATCTGAAAGAGACTTTCAATTTTAAGCAATTCAATTATTTGAATTATGACTGAGAGGTCTCCTTTTGCTTTTAGAGTGATGGAGATGTTCATATGAAACTGGTTCCTCTGAAATTGTTTTATCTTATCTTTCCGCTGTAACCCAAGCCTTTTTCACATATTAAATGGGGCAGTTGTGTAATGTGCTAATCAGCCATCTGACACTTAAATGTCAGTGGACTTTGTGTGTTTTGAAATAGATAAGGCAGTCTGTTGAGAAAAGCACAACTGCGGCTAGTGTTCATTCTGACTCGGATATTCTGGTGTGTTTTAATTTAAGGGAGATGCTTTCTCCTTTGTCATTGATGATCCTGTGGTTTCAGGTCACATGCCTGAAATGTTTGACGCCTTCATCTGTTACTGTCAGAATGACATTGAGTTTGTCCACGAGATGATCAGGCAGCTGGAGCAGACGGAGTACAAGCTGAAGCTCTGTGTCTTTGACCGGGATGTCCTTCCAGGCACTTGTGTGTGGACCATCACCAGTGAGCTCATTGAGAAAAGGTGAATAGCCAGTATTCAGGCACCTCTCAACCCCTTTAATGCATTTTAGGCAGAAGCTTTTTAACATGTGGGAGATACCTTGTGCTGTTTTTACTGTGTTCTGGCTGCGGCAGAGAGTCCTTAGGAATAAGTAAAAGTGTAGGTGATCCAGGACAAAAATGATGGGATTCTAGACAATGAAAGGGACATGTCTGATGTactaaacatgtacagtatttcactcaGCTATTCACTGAGGAAGAAGCCAACAATATACCTCAGGCACAGAAAGACGTTACATAGAAGCATAGCATAGAACAGGGAACATTTTCAGGTAATatagttaatatattttttttattttttattcatacaCAATCACATACAAGCAATACTCTGATAACAGGTCTAGACACAATGCCAATCTAACTCTTTCCTTAAGGAAACAATCAGTAAAGCGTCACCAAAGACAAACTGCTACACAAACATGGTAACTCTTTATTAACTAAGCCAAGCCTCATGCAGTGGAAGTAGGTAAAGATAAAAATGCTGCTGGAAGTTAGTGCACCTGTATACAAT is a window of Lepisosteus oculatus isolate fLepOcu1 chromosome 6, fLepOcu1.hap2, whole genome shotgun sequence DNA encoding:
- the myd88 gene encoding myeloid differentiation primary response protein MyD88 isoform X2, coding for MPRSDDKDCKDYLRKKQMKEPPVQVPEVTSCGPRTQEINGITVLDDPMGHMPEMFDAFICYCQNDIEFVHEMIRQLEQTEYKLKLCVFDRDVLPGTCVWTITSELIEKRCKRMVVVISDDYLDSECCDFQTKFALSLSPGARSKRLIPVVYKTMKKQFPSILRFLTLCDYTKPCTKSWFWIRLAKALALP